Proteins found in one Panicum hallii strain FIL2 chromosome 4, PHallii_v3.1, whole genome shotgun sequence genomic segment:
- the LOC112890297 gene encoding UDP-glycosyltransferase 73B5-like — protein sequence MANAGATNGAPAEANAAADNGARSMANATTSGAVANGDGNGVPVSRSGRDHVVIFPFMAKGHMLPLLHFATALSARHGGLRVTLVTTPGNVAFARSRLPASVSLVALPFPSLPPLPAGVESTDALPSQSLHLAFLRATALLRAPFADFLASLPSPALALVSDFFLGFTRRVAADAGVRRIVFNGMSCFASAICKALAASPPASFEPGAQFHVPVMPDHVVVRAEEVPDGVTKRADPDNPFTRFFVHEIGDSDVRSWGVLVNSFAALDEDYVPGLESFYEPGSRAWLVGPLFLAAGDMSSEGEKEQDPEGCLSWLDERAAQPGSVVYISFGTQAHVTDAQLDELVHGLAQSGRPFLWAVRSDTWSPPTGVGPNGRIVRGWVPQRSVLAHKAVGGFVSHCGWNSVMESLAAGKPLLAWPMIAEQHLNARHVANILGVGVRVAVRPGTDVVGRADVEEKVRELMDAGSKAARSMRERAAWAQQAAESAVSRGGTSAMALQNLVEELQRTYGDVVGKGADGIQKIKESEVRGTK from the coding sequence ATGGCCAACGCCGGCGCCACCAACGGCGCACCAGCCGAGGCCAACGCCGCTGCCGACAATGGCGCCCGTTCCATGGCCAATGCTACTACCTCCGGTGCTGTGGCCAACGGCGACGGGAACGGCGTGCCCGTGTCACGTTCAGGCCGCGACCACGTCGTCATCTTCCCCTTCATGGCGAAGGGCCATATGCTCCCGCTGCTCCACTTCGCCACGGCCCTCTCGGCGCGCCACGGGGGCCTCCGCGTGACCCTGGTCACCACGCCGGGCAACGTGGCCTTCGCCCGGAGCCGCCTGCCCGCGTCGGTGTCGCTCGTCGCGCTCCCGTTCCCGtcgctgccgccgctgccggcggGCGTCGAGTCCACCGACGCCCTCCCGTCCCAGTCGCTGCACCTGGCGTTCCTGCGCGCCACGGCGCTCCTGCGGGCCCCCTTCGCGGACTTCCTGGCGTCGCTCCCGTCCCCGGCGCTCGCGCTCGTCTCCGACTTCTTCCTCGGGTTCACGCGCCGCGTCGCGGCTGACGCCGGCGTCCGCCGCATCGTGTTCAACGGCATGTCCTGCTTCGCGTCGGCGATCTGCAAGGCGCTCGCCGCGAGCCCGCCGGCCAGCTTCGAGCCCGGCGCCCAGTTCCACGTGCCCGTCATGCCGGACCACGTGGTGGTCAGGGCGGAGGAGGTCCCGGACGGGGTGACCAAGAGGGCCGACCCCGACAACCCGTTCACGCGGTTCTTCGTGCACGAGATCGGCGACTCGGACGTGCGCAGCTGGGGCGTCCTTGTCAACAGCTTCGCCGCGCTGGACGAGGACTACGTGCCGGGCTTGGAGTCGTTCTACGAGCCGGGATCCCGCGCCTGGCTCGTCGGCCCGCtgttcctcgccgccggcgacatgTCGTCGGAGGGCGAGAAGGAGCAAGACCCCGAGGGCTGCCTCTCATGGCTCGACGAGAGGGCGGCGCAGCCGGGGTCCGTGGTCTACATTTCGTTCGGCACGCAGGCCCACGTCACGGACGCGCAGCTCGACGAGCTGGTGCACGGGCTGGCGCAGTCCGGCCGCCCCTTCCTCTGGGCGGTCCGATCCGACACGTGGTCGCCGCCGACGGGCGTGGGTCCCAACGGCCGGATCGTCCGCGGGTGGGTCCCGCAGAGAAGCGTTCTGGCCCACAAGGCAGTCGGTGGGTTCGTGAGCCACTGCGGGTGGAACTCGGTGATGGAGAGCCTCGCCGCCGGGAAGCCCCTGCTGGCGTGGCCGATGATAGCCGAGCAGCACCTGAACGCAAGGCACGTCGCGAACATCCTGGGCGTCGGCGTCAGGGTAGCCGTGAGGCCTGGCACGGACGTCGTCGGGCGGGCGGACGTGGAGGAGAAGGTGCGGGAGCTGATGGACGCCGGCAGCAAGGCGGCGAGGAGTATGCGGGAGAGGGCTGCGTGGGCGCAGCAAGCGGCGGAGTCGGCGGTGAGCCGCGGTGGAACTTCAGCCATGGCGTTGCAGAATCTGGTGGAAGAGCTACAACGGACCTATGGTGACGTCGTAGGCAAAGGTGCAGATGGTATTCAGAAGATCAAAGAAAGCGAGGTGAGGGGGACAAAATAG